From Oreochromis niloticus isolate F11D_XX linkage group LG1, O_niloticus_UMD_NMBU, whole genome shotgun sequence, a single genomic window includes:
- the LOC100706076 gene encoding adhesion G-protein coupled receptor G1 isoform X2, which yields MERKKSWIFWWLMPFVSYDMLYQNCVLGQDSCWTKCNISFPISRNQTECCMNFTDNVLNTGSLNETLRAIWTLQRVLEGTEVNGSMQLYVKTFVALLRKPNDTSRGLEIYANDTQVTPDVPLLNSKVSVQLPRELGAGPNNKIVFCMFKWPETKRVFESPHEVYDQRLVGLSVQGKKISGLQERINITMEFTKCIKETQKPSCQFFNYSTYNFSEDGCVTHWTHGQTNITCSCNHLTYFGILIIPDPSITKKDQEILTHITVIGCSISLFTLVIAILLFITNRKLKQDVSMKVHINLVIALILLNLHFLPNQAVAAGSSSGLCLYMALLLHYSLLATFSWMALEGFHLYLLLVKVFNIYVKKYLLKLSMVGWGVPAMIVSVVVIIDRQFYGLTPLDTSNSCNTEICYITNYYVKIWTTAGLFSLVFLFNVIMFGVTVRQVLILHHTREFGQNNLDKVKKDISTLAGVMTLLGITWGLVFFSFGPLITSVLYLFCILNSLQGFFIFLWFVMSLRKAKTSATKMSSETRSTNS from the exons GTCGTAATCAGACCGAGTGTTGTATGAATTTCACAGACAATGTTTTGAATACTGGAAGCCTCAATGAGACTTTGAG agccatttggactctACAGAGGGTTCTAGAGGGAACAGAGGTGAATGGGAGCATGCAATTGTATGTCAAGACTTTTGTCGCTCTTCTGCGCAAACCTAATGATACCTCCAGAGGCCTTGAAATTTATGCCAATGAcacacag GTAACACCAGATGTGCCTCTTCTCAACAGTAAAGTGAGTGTCCAGCTGCCAAGAGAACTGGGTGCTGGACCGAATAACAAGATTGTGTTCTGCATGTTTAAATGGCctgaaacaa AGAGAGTTTTTGAAAGCCCACATGAAGTATATGATCAAAGACTGGTTGGTCTGAGTGTGCAGGGCAAGAAGATATCAGGACTGCAGGAGAGAATCAACATCACAATGGAGTTTACCAAGTGTATAAAG GAAACTCAGAAACCCTCGTGTCAGTTCTTTAATTATTCAACATACA ATTTTAGTGAGGATGGCTGCGTCACACACTGGACACATGGTCAGACTAACATCACCTGTTCCTGTAACCACCTCACATACTTTGGTATCCTCATA ATACCTGATCCTTCCATCACAAAGAAAGACCAAGAGATTTTAACACACATTACTGTGATTGGCTGTAGTATTTCCCTTTTTACTTTGGTCATAGCCATTTTGCTCTTTATTACAAACAG GAAACTCAAACAAGATGTCTCTATGAAGGTCCACATCAACCTTGTAATTGCCCTGATCCTCCTGAACCTGCACTTCCTGCCCAATCAGGCAGTGGCAGCAGGGTCCTCCTCTGGACTTTGCTTATACATGGCTCTTTTACTTCATTATTCCCTGCTGGCCACTTTCAGCTGGATGGCCTTGGAAGGTTTCCACTTATATCTTCTCTTAGTCAAAGTCTTCAACATCTATGTCAAGAAATACCTGCTCAAACTCAGCATGGTGGGATGGG GTGTCCCTGCCATGATTGTGTCAGTGGTGGTCATCATAGACAGACAGTTTTATGGCCTTACCCCTCTGGACACGTCTAACTCCTGCAATACTGAAAT ATGCTATATAACCAATTACTATGTGAAAATATGGACTACAGCGGGACTGTTCAGCTTGGTGTTCCTCTTTAATGTAATCATGTTTGGGGTGACAGTCAGACAAGTTTTGATTCTCCACCACACCAGAGAG TTTGGGCAGAATAACCTTGACAAAGTCAAGAAAGACATTTCTACCCTGGCTGGAGTCATGACTCTGCTCGGCATTACCTGGGGCCTGGTCTTTTTTTCATTCGGCCCCCTGATCACTTCTGTCCTCTACCTCTTCTGCATCTTGAACTCCCTGCAAG gtttcttcaTCTTCCTTTGGTTTGTGATGTCACTGAGAAAGGCTAAAACCTCGGCTACTAAGATGAGCAGTGAAACACGCAGCACTAACAGCTAG
- the LOC100706076 gene encoding adhesion G-protein coupled receptor G1 isoform X1, with the protein MERKKSWIFWWLMPFVSYDMLYQNCVLGQDSCWTKCNISFPISRNQTECCMNFTDNVLNTGSLNETLRAIWTLQRVLEGTEVNGSMQLYVKTFVALLRKPNDTSRGLEIYANDTQVTPDVPLLNSKVSVQLPRELGAGPNNKIVFCMFKWPETKKRVFESPHEVYDQRLVGLSVQGKKISGLQERINITMEFTKCIKETQKPSCQFFNYSTYNFSEDGCVTHWTHGQTNITCSCNHLTYFGILIIPDPSITKKDQEILTHITVIGCSISLFTLVIAILLFITNRKLKQDVSMKVHINLVIALILLNLHFLPNQAVAAGSSSGLCLYMALLLHYSLLATFSWMALEGFHLYLLLVKVFNIYVKKYLLKLSMVGWGVPAMIVSVVVIIDRQFYGLTPLDTSNSCNTEICYITNYYVKIWTTAGLFSLVFLFNVIMFGVTVRQVLILHHTREFGQNNLDKVKKDISTLAGVMTLLGITWGLVFFSFGPLITSVLYLFCILNSLQGFFIFLWFVMSLRKAKTSATKMSSETRSTNS; encoded by the exons GTCGTAATCAGACCGAGTGTTGTATGAATTTCACAGACAATGTTTTGAATACTGGAAGCCTCAATGAGACTTTGAG agccatttggactctACAGAGGGTTCTAGAGGGAACAGAGGTGAATGGGAGCATGCAATTGTATGTCAAGACTTTTGTCGCTCTTCTGCGCAAACCTAATGATACCTCCAGAGGCCTTGAAATTTATGCCAATGAcacacag GTAACACCAGATGTGCCTCTTCTCAACAGTAAAGTGAGTGTCCAGCTGCCAAGAGAACTGGGTGCTGGACCGAATAACAAGATTGTGTTCTGCATGTTTAAATGGCctgaaacaaaaaag AGAGTTTTTGAAAGCCCACATGAAGTATATGATCAAAGACTGGTTGGTCTGAGTGTGCAGGGCAAGAAGATATCAGGACTGCAGGAGAGAATCAACATCACAATGGAGTTTACCAAGTGTATAAAG GAAACTCAGAAACCCTCGTGTCAGTTCTTTAATTATTCAACATACA ATTTTAGTGAGGATGGCTGCGTCACACACTGGACACATGGTCAGACTAACATCACCTGTTCCTGTAACCACCTCACATACTTTGGTATCCTCATA ATACCTGATCCTTCCATCACAAAGAAAGACCAAGAGATTTTAACACACATTACTGTGATTGGCTGTAGTATTTCCCTTTTTACTTTGGTCATAGCCATTTTGCTCTTTATTACAAACAG GAAACTCAAACAAGATGTCTCTATGAAGGTCCACATCAACCTTGTAATTGCCCTGATCCTCCTGAACCTGCACTTCCTGCCCAATCAGGCAGTGGCAGCAGGGTCCTCCTCTGGACTTTGCTTATACATGGCTCTTTTACTTCATTATTCCCTGCTGGCCACTTTCAGCTGGATGGCCTTGGAAGGTTTCCACTTATATCTTCTCTTAGTCAAAGTCTTCAACATCTATGTCAAGAAATACCTGCTCAAACTCAGCATGGTGGGATGGG GTGTCCCTGCCATGATTGTGTCAGTGGTGGTCATCATAGACAGACAGTTTTATGGCCTTACCCCTCTGGACACGTCTAACTCCTGCAATACTGAAAT ATGCTATATAACCAATTACTATGTGAAAATATGGACTACAGCGGGACTGTTCAGCTTGGTGTTCCTCTTTAATGTAATCATGTTTGGGGTGACAGTCAGACAAGTTTTGATTCTCCACCACACCAGAGAG TTTGGGCAGAATAACCTTGACAAAGTCAAGAAAGACATTTCTACCCTGGCTGGAGTCATGACTCTGCTCGGCATTACCTGGGGCCTGGTCTTTTTTTCATTCGGCCCCCTGATCACTTCTGTCCTCTACCTCTTCTGCATCTTGAACTCCCTGCAAG gtttcttcaTCTTCCTTTGGTTTGTGATGTCACTGAGAAAGGCTAAAACCTCGGCTACTAAGATGAGCAGTGAAACACGCAGCACTAACAGCTAG
- the LOC100706076 gene encoding adhesion G-protein coupled receptor G1 isoform X3, with protein MNFTDNVLNTGSLNETLRAIWTLQRVLEGTEVNGSMQLYVKTFVALLRKPNDTSRGLEIYANDTQVTPDVPLLNSKVSVQLPRELGAGPNNKIVFCMFKWPETKKRVFESPHEVYDQRLVGLSVQGKKISGLQERINITMEFTKCIKETQKPSCQFFNYSTYNFSEDGCVTHWTHGQTNITCSCNHLTYFGILIIPDPSITKKDQEILTHITVIGCSISLFTLVIAILLFITNRKLKQDVSMKVHINLVIALILLNLHFLPNQAVAAGSSSGLCLYMALLLHYSLLATFSWMALEGFHLYLLLVKVFNIYVKKYLLKLSMVGWGVPAMIVSVVVIIDRQFYGLTPLDTSNSCNTEICYITNYYVKIWTTAGLFSLVFLFNVIMFGVTVRQVLILHHTREFGQNNLDKVKKDISTLAGVMTLLGITWGLVFFSFGPLITSVLYLFCILNSLQGFFIFLWFVMSLRKAKTSATKMSSETRSTNS; from the exons ATGAATTTCACAGACAATGTTTTGAATACTGGAAGCCTCAATGAGACTTTGAG agccatttggactctACAGAGGGTTCTAGAGGGAACAGAGGTGAATGGGAGCATGCAATTGTATGTCAAGACTTTTGTCGCTCTTCTGCGCAAACCTAATGATACCTCCAGAGGCCTTGAAATTTATGCCAATGAcacacag GTAACACCAGATGTGCCTCTTCTCAACAGTAAAGTGAGTGTCCAGCTGCCAAGAGAACTGGGTGCTGGACCGAATAACAAGATTGTGTTCTGCATGTTTAAATGGCctgaaacaaaaaag AGAGTTTTTGAAAGCCCACATGAAGTATATGATCAAAGACTGGTTGGTCTGAGTGTGCAGGGCAAGAAGATATCAGGACTGCAGGAGAGAATCAACATCACAATGGAGTTTACCAAGTGTATAAAG GAAACTCAGAAACCCTCGTGTCAGTTCTTTAATTATTCAACATACA ATTTTAGTGAGGATGGCTGCGTCACACACTGGACACATGGTCAGACTAACATCACCTGTTCCTGTAACCACCTCACATACTTTGGTATCCTCATA ATACCTGATCCTTCCATCACAAAGAAAGACCAAGAGATTTTAACACACATTACTGTGATTGGCTGTAGTATTTCCCTTTTTACTTTGGTCATAGCCATTTTGCTCTTTATTACAAACAG GAAACTCAAACAAGATGTCTCTATGAAGGTCCACATCAACCTTGTAATTGCCCTGATCCTCCTGAACCTGCACTTCCTGCCCAATCAGGCAGTGGCAGCAGGGTCCTCCTCTGGACTTTGCTTATACATGGCTCTTTTACTTCATTATTCCCTGCTGGCCACTTTCAGCTGGATGGCCTTGGAAGGTTTCCACTTATATCTTCTCTTAGTCAAAGTCTTCAACATCTATGTCAAGAAATACCTGCTCAAACTCAGCATGGTGGGATGGG GTGTCCCTGCCATGATTGTGTCAGTGGTGGTCATCATAGACAGACAGTTTTATGGCCTTACCCCTCTGGACACGTCTAACTCCTGCAATACTGAAAT ATGCTATATAACCAATTACTATGTGAAAATATGGACTACAGCGGGACTGTTCAGCTTGGTGTTCCTCTTTAATGTAATCATGTTTGGGGTGACAGTCAGACAAGTTTTGATTCTCCACCACACCAGAGAG TTTGGGCAGAATAACCTTGACAAAGTCAAGAAAGACATTTCTACCCTGGCTGGAGTCATGACTCTGCTCGGCATTACCTGGGGCCTGGTCTTTTTTTCATTCGGCCCCCTGATCACTTCTGTCCTCTACCTCTTCTGCATCTTGAACTCCCTGCAAG gtttcttcaTCTTCCTTTGGTTTGTGATGTCACTGAGAAAGGCTAAAACCTCGGCTACTAAGATGAGCAGTGAAACACGCAGCACTAACAGCTAG